The segment TGCATCAAAGAAACGTAATCAGTATTCAatttacacaaaaccaTTTGTAGTGAAGTTTGTACACCTCTCCTTTATCCTTTCTAGCCTCTTTATATAAAAGTCCCAACATAACATAAAAACGGGTTTCACGAAACCAAAGTACGCCTCCACCAATTAATTAACAAGATTGAGCTTTGTTCGATCTCAAATCATTAGcttttttctgtttttttgttattacACCTGCAAAGCAAAGACGGTTATTGGTTGTACATAGGTCGCCTTTGATATTTGTTTTTTAGAACCATTTCGTTTTAGAATCACGACAGTGTTCACTGGGGCTTTCTAACCCGCCTAAGATCAAAGGATTGCCTTATCACAGATATTggcatcttcatcataaaAATCTCGCGGAAAGAAATACAATTATTCGGcttgttgatttattatGGATTTTGGTTATGAGAGCAACCACTTCTCTAATGCTATTGAGCTAGAAGATACCAAAGATGAAAGTCACACCCATGATGTGGAGAATTTACATTTCAACGGTGATAATGCTAACTGTTTTTCGGTAGAACCGCACTCAaacatcaacttcaattcTGCGGAATGGGAATACTTGCAAATTGCCCAGCAGTCtcttcaacaccaaacaTCTCATAACAGTGGACttgaaatttcattttcaatatcaaaccaTACTTTGCAACTGTTGAGGCcgactttttcaactgaaTATGACACTGATAACACGGATCTTCTTGGTATGTTTGATAGCCAGAACCCCAGCAACTTAAACCTTCCAACAAACCAAAACTACCTTTCAAGTGATAGTCTTTTAAACCTGTCAACCAACGCGTATAAAGCGAATCAGGAATTTACTTTCGAGCACCACTTGGACTCCACTTATTGGGAATATTTGTTGGAGAAGGAGAACATGTTACACGATGGAGATGACATTTCAAATGTAAACACTTCTGGCAAAAGTAATGTTGAATATAATGAGGATGACAAAGCTGATGAGGGTCCGAGGAATAGAGGCATCCAGTCTGccttttgttcaacttgCACTATTgaggatgaagatttgGCAGGTAGTTCAATCCATtataatcaaaataaaaatatcATGCAATACAATTCCAATGATGAAGTAGAGGACCATTGTCGTGATGAAGACTGTGTGTGGGATGAACGACTATCATACGAAGGTCAATCTCGAGCCGAGGATGCGAACTTTTTTGGCGATCCTATAACATTACAACTCCTGGTAGCTCCGTCCCGAACATCACCACAGCCAGTGCAACCGAGGCGAAACGGTGATAAGTATATAACGGCTCCTATTTATGAATGGCCTGATGATGAAACGACTGGATCTACAAAGTATCATAATAAAATGAAGGTACGATTGTCAACTTTGGAGCCGAAATGTGTGAGTGACGCAGTTTTGAAAACCGTAAGGGACGAATTTGTAATTCAAGATTCGTTTTTGAACGGAGAATCCCCTCCAAGTCCGCAAGTCCCAGAGCTGATTAAAAAAAGGTCTGATCGGGATGTAGAGTGGACACCATTGTCTGTGTACAAAGCATATACGAATATCAAATCGCcaacaaatggaaaagaGTCTTATAACAGATTGGTTCCTTACTCGTCTTGTATAGGCACATTAAACTATAGGCCGAAGGATCACGCTGCGTGGAAGAGAGCACCTAACAGGCGTTAATGAGTGTAAATATATTGCACATGTCTTCTTCGGGCAGTTCCGAAGCATTCAACTTTTGGCAAAGTGTCGTCTCTTTAGTTAGTAAAGCAATATATCTAATTAAAATCCCACATGTAGTGTAAAGACTTTCAATTACAGAGCGGGtctttttgtaaatcttaATGTTTGCCTGTTAGTTATCTATGTTTTCGTGTGACAAACAGCTAAAATTCTAG is part of the Candida orthopsilosis Co 90-125, chromosome 2 draft sequence genome and harbors:
- a CDS encoding Fgr12 protein lacking a homolog in S. cerevisiae produces the protein MDFGYESNHFSNAIELEDTKDESHTHDVENLHFNGDNANCFSVEPHSNINFNSAEWEYLQIAQQSLQHQTSHNSGLEISFSISNHTLQSLRPTFSTEYDTDNTDLLGMFDSQNPSNLNLPTNQNYLSSDSLLNSSTNAYKANQEFTFEHHLDSTYWEYLLEKENMLHDGDDISNVNTSGKSNVEYNEDDKADEGPRNRGIQSAFCSTCTIEDEDLAGSSIHYNQNKNIMQYNSNDEVEDHCRDEDCVWDERLSYEGQSRAEDANFFGDPITLQLSVAPSRTSPQPVQPRRNGDKYITAPIYEWPDDETTGSTKYHNKMKVRLSTLEPKCVSDAVLKTVRDEFVIQDSFLNGESPPSPQVPESIKKRSDRDVEWTPLSVYKAYTNIKSPTNGKESYNRLVPYSSCIGTLNYRPKDHAAWKRAPNRR